A window of Nevskiales bacterium genomic DNA:
TGCAGGCCGCGGCGCCCGTCGTGCATCACCGCGTCCGGCGGAACGTACTCGCCGAAGTCCTCCATCCAGCCGTCGTAGCCGTCCTCCAGCGCCTGCGTGATCAGGCCCTGCCACCAGACGCCGGCCTCGGGATGCGTGAAGTCAATCACCGCGCTGGACGAACTGGTGAAGGCCGCGTAGGGGATTGGATAGGTGTTGCCGAGCGCGGTCTTGATGAAATAGCCCTTGGCGTCGCCTTCCTCGTAGGCGCCCTCGGGATGCGTCTGGCAGACGAAGGAATTCACGTAGGTGGTCACGCGGTAGCCGTGCGCGTGGTAATAGTCGGTTTCCTCACGCAGCGCCTGGCGCCGCCCGAACTGCGCGGCGCAGGGCAGGTAATGCGCATAGGTCTGCGACACGGTCACGGGGATGTCCCAGGCGCGCCATTGCGTGATCAGCTCGCGGCGGAACTCGGTCGTACCCAGCGGCTGGTACCAGGGCCCGAAGAACCACTCCGCCGGCGGCGGCTGACGGCCGTTGTGCGCGACGAAGCGCGACAGCGCCTGTGCCGGCGTGTCGCCGGCGAACACCACGAAGCGGATGCGGCTGTCGCGGATCTCGACGTTCCATTCGGTTTCGCGCTGCAGGCGGAAGGCGCTGTAGGCGAAGCCGTCGAGCAAAAAGCCATAGCCCTTGCTCGACACGAACCAGGGCATGGGGAAGTTGGTGCCGGGGATCGGGTACGGGCCCTGCCAGGTTTCGCCCAGCAGCGGCTCGGTCAGCGGCCGCGCAAAGCCGGCCGAGAACGGCCCCTCCTCCGCCCAGTTCTCGACGAAGCGGCCGGTCTGATCCACCGCGTCGGAACGCTCGCCAAAGCCCAGGAAGCGCTCGTCGGCCGCCTTGCGGAAGGACCAGCCCAGCGCGGATACGCCGCGCATGTCGCTGAGCACGGCCTCGACCGCGAGCCGTCCGCTGTCCAGCGGCTGCAGGGTCAGCTCGAAGCTGCGGCCCAGTGGGTCGTCGGTCTCGACCCGATAGCGGCCTGGGCCAATCTCCGTCGCGCGCGTGGCGTGGAACCAGCGGATCGGCACGGTCGCGAAAGCGCCATAGCTCACCAGCGGGACCTGCGCCTCCGCGCGCAAGTCCACGGCGAAGCCGAGCGAGCCGTAGCGACCGGACAGGTCGGCGAAACCGTTGAGGTCAGAAATACTGGATAGATCAGAAAGGCGATTCAGGTCCGCGACATTGGGCAGCGCAGCAGGCTCGAGCGGCAGGCGGCTGCCGCCGGCCGAGACCAGGATGTCCTTGCCGTCCTGGCGGATGACCAGGGCGAAGGGATCCGGCTGCACCTCGTATGAGAGTGTGCTGCCGCCCGTCGAGGGGCCGCTGCCCGAGCCACCGCCGGTACTAGAACCACCGGAGCCACCGCAGCCGGCCAGCCACAGGGCGCCAATCAGACCCACCAGACGGAAATGTGCGATACCCATGCGGCCCCATCCTCAGTTGCGGCGCGCGCGGAAGAAGGCGCGGAGTTGTTCGCTGCATGCCTGCTCCAGCACGCCGCCTTCGCAGGCGACCGTGTGGTTCAGGCGTGGCACGCTCAATACGTCGTAAACGGAGGATACGGCGCCGGCCTTCGGATCCCAGGCGCCGAACACCAGGCGCGCGACGCGGGCGTGGATGATCGCGCCGGCGCACATCATGCAGGGTTCCAGCGTGACGTAGAGCGTGCTGCCGGTGAGGCGGTAGTTGCCGAGTTTTTGTCCCGCCGCGCGCAGGGCGAGCATTTCCGCATGTGCGCTGGGATCGTGCAGGCCAATGGGGCGGTTCCAGCCTTCGCCGATGACCTGGCTGTCTTGTACCAGCACCGCGCCGACCGGGACTTCGCCCTCGGCCTCGGCGCGCTGCGCCAGCGTCAGCGCGTGGCGCATCCAGTGCAGGTCGGCGTCAGAGGTCATGCATCCTCACCCCCACCCCAACCCTCCCCCATCCAGGGGGAGGGAGTAAGAGGTTCTACCCTCCCCCATCCAGGGGGATGGGTAAATGGTTCTGCCTTCCACCATAGAGGGTGAGGGGGAAAGAGCAAGCCTCAGCTGAGCGGGCATGTCAGGCGGCGCGCAGCAGCGTCCAGGCGCCGATCAGGATGAAGCCGAGGCCGGCGATGAGCTTGAGCAGGCGCTCGCTGACATGCTGCGAGACCCAGCCGCCGGCCAGCACGCCGATCGCCGAGGTAGCCACCAGCGCCAGCGCGGCGGCGGCGAACACCACCCCCTTGCTGACTTCCTTATCCGTGGCGAATAACAGCGTGGCGAGCTGGGTCTTGTCACCCAGCTCGGCGAGGAAGATCGTCACGAAGACGGTGAGGAAAATCTTGATGTCCATGTTCAGACCCTATCCCCTTTAC
This region includes:
- a CDS encoding TIM-barrel domain-containing protein, giving the protein MGIAHFRLVGLIGALWLAGCGGSGGSSTGGGSGSGPSTGGSTLSYEVQPDPFALVIRQDGKDILVSAGGSRLPLEPAALPNVADLNRLSDLSSISDLNGFADLSGRYGSLGFAVDLRAEAQVPLVSYGAFATVPIRWFHATRATEIGPGRYRVETDDPLGRSFELTLQPLDSGRLAVEAVLSDMRGVSALGWSFRKAADERFLGFGERSDAVDQTGRFVENWAEEGPFSAGFARPLTEPLLGETWQGPYPIPGTNFPMPWFVSSKGYGFLLDGFAYSAFRLQRETEWNVEIRDSRIRFVVFAGDTPAQALSRFVAHNGRQPPPAEWFFGPWYQPLGTTEFRRELITQWRAWDIPVTVSQTYAHYLPCAAQFGRRQALREETDYYHAHGYRVTTYVNSFVCQTHPEGAYEEGDAKGYFIKTALGNTYPIPYAAFTSSSSAVIDFTHPEAGVWWQGLITQALEDGYDGWMEDFGEYVPPDAVMHDGRRGLQYHNQYCTDYHRLSHALTWPLKGRDFAQFVRCGNTGTAPYARIVWGGDPTEDDSLADGLGAAIHQGLSMGLSGIAYWGSDIGGFHSLFTRNRTSADTLIRWIQFGTFSGIMRMQEDGYERPNQGERVHIWDEAIRPYWRRYTKLRTQLFPYVWAAAQEYQQSGLPLMRHLSLVVPDDPQAFGPLAERQYFFGPDLLVAPVVAEGATTRELYMPKGQWCEFWRHVQYDEATGELRRVAGPGAIAGGQVITVSAPLEEIPVFVRAGATIPLLPAETDTLTTIGTVPGLVDLDDVRNRQRQLSFGVGCR
- the tadA gene encoding tRNA adenosine(34) deaminase TadA — encoded protein: MTSDADLHWMRHALTLAQRAEAEGEVPVGAVLVQDSQVIGEGWNRPIGLHDPSAHAEMLALRAAGQKLGNYRLTGSTLYVTLEPCMMCAGAIIHARVARLVFGAWDPKAGAVSSVYDVLSVPRLNHTVACEGGVLEQACSEQLRAFFRARRN
- a CDS encoding TMEM165/GDT1 family protein, with product MDIKIFLTVFVTIFLAELGDKTQLATLLFATDKEVSKGVVFAAAALALVATSAIGVLAGGWVSQHVSERLLKLIAGLGFILIGAWTLLRAA